Proteins encoded by one window of Halosolutus amylolyticus:
- a CDS encoding helix-turn-helix transcriptional regulator translates to MDGKGQWALLCVLVVVGFAIALVPIASPVAGADAGGATPAIQEDPSESGELADADEIHIDVQIRENGSATFTVEYRYALDDENMSDEEWDEMRTDIEENADAYAATEEERWNQTLADGENRTDRDMNLSNVSVSTDESTVLRDRETGQVTFTFEWSKFARVELNRIEAGDAISGFMLPDDTTLQFRWPDEYELYDEPDPSPTGSNDGSISWDGGETEFASEQPRVVLMANGTDGSNESGEDPNETGGNQETSDGEPAATGDGPSMPWLAVAGALLLLASVGAAGWWIRDRQVRTQSSASEPSPASEGTADTGGSDGVDGPPPELLSNEERVLRLLEERGGRIKQQEVVSELDWTEAKTSQVVSGLREDDEIEVFRIGRENVLSLPTEDETPS, encoded by the coding sequence ATGGACGGGAAGGGGCAGTGGGCCCTGCTCTGCGTGCTCGTGGTGGTCGGGTTCGCGATCGCGCTAGTGCCGATCGCGTCGCCCGTCGCGGGGGCCGACGCGGGAGGAGCGACGCCGGCGATTCAGGAGGATCCCTCCGAAAGCGGGGAACTCGCGGACGCGGACGAGATACATATCGACGTTCAGATCCGGGAGAACGGGTCGGCGACGTTCACCGTCGAGTACCGGTACGCGCTCGACGACGAGAACATGTCCGACGAGGAGTGGGACGAGATGCGGACCGACATCGAGGAGAACGCGGACGCCTACGCTGCGACCGAGGAAGAACGGTGGAACCAGACCCTCGCGGACGGTGAGAACCGGACCGATCGGGACATGAACCTCTCGAACGTCTCCGTCAGCACGGACGAGAGTACCGTGTTGCGAGACCGGGAGACGGGCCAGGTCACGTTCACGTTCGAGTGGTCGAAGTTCGCCCGCGTCGAACTGAACCGGATCGAGGCCGGCGACGCGATATCCGGGTTCATGCTCCCCGACGACACCACGCTGCAGTTTCGCTGGCCGGACGAGTACGAACTCTACGACGAACCGGACCCGTCTCCAACCGGATCGAACGATGGGTCGATCTCCTGGGACGGCGGGGAAACCGAATTCGCGTCCGAGCAGCCACGCGTCGTATTGATGGCCAACGGCACCGACGGTTCGAACGAGTCGGGCGAGGATCCGAACGAGACGGGCGGCAACCAGGAGACGTCCGACGGGGAGCCGGCCGCCACTGGCGACGGGCCGTCGATGCCGTGGCTCGCGGTGGCGGGTGCTCTCCTCCTGCTCGCGTCGGTCGGCGCTGCGGGCTGGTGGATCAGGGATCGACAGGTTCGCACACAATCGTCGGCCAGCGAACCGTCGCCGGCTAGCGAGGGGACGGCCGATACCGGCGGTTCCGACGGCGTCGACGGCCCGCCCCCGGAACTGCTCAGCAACGAGGAGCGGGTCCTGCGGCTGCTCGAGGAACGGGGCGGCCGGATCAAACAGCAGGAAGTGGTGTCGGAACTGGACTGGACCGAGGCCAAGACGAGCCAGGTCGTCAGCGGTCTGCGGGAGGACGACGAGATCGAAGTGTTCCGGATCGGCCGGGAGAACGTCCTCTCGTTGCCAACCGAGGACGAGACGCCCTCCTGA
- a CDS encoding argininosuccinate synthase — protein MTRVALAFSGGLDTTVCVPLLEEEYGYDDVIGVTVDVGQPASEFDEAEETAEALGLDHYVVDARAEFADLCLESVRANATYQGYPLGTALARPVIAEAILEVAQEQDCTGIAHGCTGKGNDQLRFEAVWRDSDLEVIAPVRELGLTREWEQEYAAEKDLPVEGGSGGDWSIDTNLWSRSVEGDELEDPSYVPPEEIYAWTQAPTGETQEIEITFEEGYPVAVDGVEYDPVELIEHLNGVAGAYGVGRTDSMEDRMLGLKVRENYEHPAATTLLNAHEGLEGLVLTQEEREFKQLIDQKWSKKGYEGLIDAPLMGALEGFIDETQQRVTGTVTIRFEGGQARVVARDSEYAAYSAEHASFDTETVGKITQEDATGVAKYHGFQRRLANESIAANADEEDDEVELATDGSGETDGEDE, from the coding sequence ATGACACGCGTTGCACTCGCGTTCTCGGGCGGACTGGACACGACCGTCTGTGTCCCGCTGCTCGAGGAGGAATACGGATACGACGACGTTATCGGCGTCACGGTCGACGTCGGACAGCCGGCCTCGGAGTTCGACGAGGCCGAAGAGACTGCCGAGGCGCTGGGCCTGGACCACTACGTCGTCGACGCGCGAGCGGAATTTGCCGACCTCTGTCTCGAGAGCGTTCGCGCGAACGCGACCTACCAGGGCTACCCGCTCGGGACCGCGCTCGCGCGCCCGGTGATCGCCGAGGCGATTCTCGAGGTCGCACAGGAACAGGACTGTACCGGTATCGCCCACGGCTGTACGGGCAAGGGCAACGACCAGCTACGGTTCGAGGCCGTCTGGCGCGACTCCGACCTCGAAGTGATCGCGCCCGTGCGCGAACTCGGGCTCACGCGCGAGTGGGAACAGGAGTACGCCGCCGAGAAGGACCTGCCCGTCGAGGGCGGGAGCGGCGGCGACTGGTCGATCGACACCAACCTCTGGAGTCGCTCGGTCGAGGGCGACGAGCTCGAAGATCCCAGCTACGTCCCGCCCGAGGAGATCTACGCGTGGACGCAGGCACCGACCGGCGAGACCCAGGAGATCGAGATCACGTTCGAGGAGGGCTATCCCGTCGCCGTCGACGGCGTCGAGTACGACCCCGTCGAACTCATCGAGCACCTGAACGGCGTGGCCGGGGCCTACGGCGTCGGCCGTACGGACTCGATGGAGGACCGCATGCTCGGGCTCAAGGTTCGCGAGAACTACGAGCACCCGGCCGCGACGACGCTGCTCAACGCCCACGAGGGGCTCGAGGGACTCGTGCTCACCCAGGAGGAACGCGAGTTCAAGCAGCTGATCGACCAGAAGTGGTCGAAGAAGGGCTACGAGGGCCTGATCGACGCGCCCCTCATGGGCGCGCTCGAAGGCTTCATTGACGAGACCCAGCAGCGCGTCACTGGAACGGTGACGATCCGCTTCGAGGGCGGGCAGGCACGCGTGGTCGCCCGCGACAGCGAGTACGCCGCCTACTCGGCCGAACACGCCTCCTTCGACACCGAGACCGTGGGGAAGATCACGCAGGAAGACGCCACCGGCGTCGCCAAGTACCACGGCTTCCAGCGCCGCCTCGCGAACGAATCGATCGCCGCGAACGCGGACGAGGAGGACGACGAAGTCGAACTCGCGACCGACGGGAGCGGCGAAACCGACGGCGAGGACGAGTAA
- the argH gene encoding argininosuccinate lyase, with the protein MTEESARGDTRPGDVIRTDGGSDGEGVVRRDRFSGGPARSFLSSLEADERIFEADLEIDRAHVVMLAEQGIVGDEVAGQILTALDAIEVDGHDSLPDGEDVHEAIETAVVERVGPDGGRMHTARSRNDEVAACIRYRLREDVLSAIETTIALRESLIEVAESGRETIMPGYTHLQPAQPTTVAHWACSYEGTVRRDTARLCEAYDRINQSPLGGAAFAGTTFEIDRERTADLLGFEGVVENSMDAASSRDFLLETVQALSTHATTLSGLAEDVIVFANRGFVDLADDYSSTSSIMPQKKNPDTLELVRAVAGDAAGGVQGLTTTLKGLPRAYNRDLQRATTHAWETVSAVTEASEVAAGAVATADWNEDALASEAGAGFSTATGVADLLAANGLPFRTAHELVAHAAEHGGDVDAIESAAAEVLGEPLAEFVDPAAVEAALDPAESVASRDSQGGPAPDAVADQIDSARDALAVDEQSHADTSGALEAAREALREEVNGYV; encoded by the coding sequence ATGACCGAGGAGAGCGCTCGCGGCGACACCCGGCCCGGTGACGTCATCCGGACCGACGGCGGCTCCGACGGCGAGGGGGTCGTCCGCCGGGACCGCTTCAGCGGCGGCCCCGCCCGGAGCTTCCTCTCCTCGCTCGAGGCCGACGAACGAATCTTCGAGGCCGACCTCGAGATCGATCGCGCCCACGTCGTCATGCTCGCCGAGCAGGGGATCGTTGGCGACGAGGTGGCCGGCCAGATCCTCACCGCGCTCGACGCGATCGAGGTCGACGGCCACGACTCGCTCCCCGACGGCGAGGACGTCCACGAGGCGATCGAGACGGCCGTCGTGGAGCGCGTCGGTCCCGACGGCGGGAGGATGCACACCGCGCGATCCCGCAACGACGAGGTCGCGGCCTGCATCCGGTATCGCTTGCGCGAGGACGTGCTCTCCGCGATCGAGACGACGATCGCGCTGCGCGAGTCGCTGATCGAAGTGGCCGAGTCGGGCCGGGAGACGATCATGCCCGGCTACACGCACCTCCAGCCCGCCCAGCCGACCACGGTGGCCCACTGGGCGTGCTCCTACGAGGGCACGGTCCGCCGCGACACCGCCCGCCTGTGCGAGGCCTACGATCGGATCAACCAGTCGCCGCTGGGCGGCGCCGCGTTCGCGGGGACGACCTTCGAGATCGATCGCGAGCGCACGGCCGACCTGCTCGGCTTCGAGGGAGTCGTCGAGAACTCGATGGACGCCGCCTCGAGCCGGGACTTCCTGCTCGAGACGGTCCAGGCGCTGTCGACCCACGCGACGACGCTGTCGGGGCTCGCGGAGGACGTCATCGTCTTCGCGAACCGCGGCTTCGTCGACCTCGCGGACGACTACTCCTCGACGTCGTCGATCATGCCCCAGAAGAAGAACCCCGACACGCTAGAACTCGTCCGCGCGGTCGCGGGCGACGCGGCCGGCGGAGTGCAGGGCCTGACGACGACGCTCAAGGGACTGCCCCGCGCGTACAATCGCGACCTCCAGCGGGCGACGACTCACGCCTGGGAGACCGTCTCCGCCGTGACGGAGGCCAGCGAAGTCGCCGCGGGTGCGGTCGCGACGGCCGACTGGAACGAGGACGCGCTCGCTTCGGAAGCGGGTGCCGGGTTCTCGACGGCGACCGGCGTGGCCGACCTGCTGGCGGCGAACGGGCTGCCGTTCCGGACGGCGCACGAACTCGTGGCCCACGCCGCCGAGCACGGTGGCGACGTCGACGCGATCGAATCGGCCGCGGCGGAGGTGCTCGGCGAACCGCTCGCCGAGTTCGTCGACCCCGCGGCCGTCGAGGCCGCGCTCGATCCCGCCGAGAGCGTCGCGAGTCGGGACTCGCAGGGCGGTCCGGCACCCGACGCGGTCGCGGACCAGATCGATTCGGCCCGCGATGCGCTCGCGGTCGACGAGCAGTCCCACGCCGACACGAGCGGGGCGCTCGAGGCGGCTCGCGAGGCGCTTCGCGAGGAGGTGAACGGGTATGTGTGA
- the lysW gene encoding lysine biosynthesis protein LysW, giving the protein MTECVECGAEVSLHDDLEVGEIVDCTTCGAELEVVDTEPPVLERAPELEEDWGE; this is encoded by the coding sequence ATGACCGAATGCGTCGAGTGTGGGGCAGAAGTGTCCCTGCACGACGATCTGGAAGTGGGAGAGATAGTCGACTGTACGACCTGCGGAGCCGAACTGGAAGTCGTAGACACCGAGCCGCCAGTCCTCGAGCGAGCCCCGGAGCTCGAAGAGGACTGGGGTGAGTGA
- the lysX gene encoding lysine biosynthesis protein LysX: MILHVGILYSRIRKDEKLLLNELRERDHEVEKIDVRKQTFDIGETPEEFADLDIVVDRCLATSRSLYATKFFEAYGIPVVNSHETAEICADKVKNSLALEGAGVPTPATKVAFTKETAMEAIEEFGYPCVLKPVVGSWGRLMAKIDSPDAAEAILEHKATLGHYEHKVFYVQEFVEKPGRDIRVLATDGDPIAAMVRSSDHWITNAAKGAETEVFELDAEAKELVQKASDAVGGGLLGVDLMETADGYTVHEVNHTVEFKALDGAVDTDVAGTVVDWLEEKAADAADDPLEVTA; this comes from the coding sequence GTGATCTTGCACGTAGGAATCCTCTACTCCCGGATCCGCAAAGACGAGAAGCTCCTCCTGAACGAGCTTCGCGAGCGCGACCACGAGGTCGAAAAGATCGACGTCCGCAAGCAGACGTTCGACATCGGCGAGACGCCCGAGGAGTTCGCCGACCTCGACATCGTCGTCGATCGCTGTCTCGCCACGAGCCGGAGCCTGTACGCCACGAAGTTCTTCGAGGCCTACGGGATCCCCGTGGTCAACAGCCACGAGACGGCCGAGATCTGTGCCGACAAAGTGAAGAACAGCCTCGCGCTCGAGGGAGCGGGCGTGCCCACGCCCGCGACGAAAGTCGCGTTCACCAAAGAGACCGCGATGGAGGCGATCGAGGAGTTCGGATACCCCTGCGTCCTCAAGCCCGTCGTCGGGTCGTGGGGCCGCCTGATGGCGAAGATCGACTCGCCGGACGCCGCGGAGGCCATTCTCGAGCACAAGGCCACCCTCGGCCACTACGAGCACAAGGTGTTCTACGTCCAGGAGTTCGTCGAGAAGCCCGGCCGCGACATCCGCGTGCTCGCGACCGACGGCGACCCGATCGCCGCGATGGTTCGCTCGTCGGACCACTGGATCACGAACGCCGCCAAGGGTGCCGAGACCGAGGTGTTCGAACTCGACGCCGAGGCGAAAGAACTGGTCCAGAAGGCCAGTGACGCCGTCGGCGGCGGCCTGCTCGGCGTCGACCTCATGGAAACTGCGGACGGCTATACGGTCCACGAGGTCAACCACACGGTCGAGTTCAAGGCTCTGGACGGGGCCGTCGACACCGACGTCGCCGGCACCGTCGTCGACTGGCTCGAGGAGAAAGCCGCCGACGCGGCGGACGACCCGCTCGAGGTGACCGCCTGA
- the argC gene encoding N-acetyl-gamma-glutamyl-phosphate reductase, producing the protein MAVGTDATADENAETVTATVVGGSGFTGGELLRLLAGHPNFEISEVTSRSKAGKSVGSVHPPLRGADLRFTEPDDLESVDVLFAATPHGVSMGQIDEFFEIADTVVDLSADFRLDSEAQYDEWYDGHDAPEYLKKAEYALPEINRENLAGADLIAGGGCNATATILGLYPLFEHDILEGGEQVVVDVKVGSSEGGAGGGEASSHPERSGVVRPYAPTGHRHEAEIEQFLGTSVAFTCHAVDMVRGASATSHVFPDSPVSKGDLWKAYRGCYEDEPFVRMAAGGSGVYRYPEPKAVAGTNLAEVGFELDPQNKRIVVFSAIDNMMKGSAGQAVHAANVALGLEETAGLEFTGLHPVGAP; encoded by the coding sequence ATGGCCGTGGGCACGGACGCCACCGCCGACGAGAACGCGGAAACCGTCACCGCGACGGTCGTCGGCGGCTCGGGCTTTACGGGCGGCGAACTGCTTCGCCTGCTCGCGGGCCACCCCAACTTCGAGATCAGCGAGGTCACGAGTCGATCGAAGGCCGGCAAGAGCGTCGGCTCCGTCCACCCGCCGCTGCGCGGCGCGGACCTCCGCTTTACGGAACCCGACGATCTGGAGAGCGTCGACGTGCTATTCGCGGCGACGCCCCACGGCGTCTCGATGGGCCAGATCGACGAGTTCTTCGAGATTGCCGATACCGTCGTGGACCTCTCGGCGGACTTTCGCCTCGACAGCGAGGCCCAGTACGACGAGTGGTACGACGGCCACGACGCGCCCGAATATCTCAAAAAGGCCGAGTACGCGCTTCCCGAGATCAACCGCGAGAACCTCGCGGGCGCGGACCTCATTGCGGGCGGCGGCTGTAACGCCACCGCCACCATTCTGGGCCTGTACCCGCTGTTCGAGCACGATATCCTGGAGGGTGGCGAGCAGGTCGTCGTCGACGTCAAGGTCGGCTCCTCCGAAGGGGGCGCGGGCGGCGGCGAGGCGTCGAGCCACCCGGAGCGATCGGGCGTCGTCCGCCCCTACGCACCGACGGGCCACCGCCACGAGGCCGAGATCGAGCAGTTCCTCGGGACGAGCGTCGCGTTCACGTGCCACGCCGTGGACATGGTCCGCGGTGCCAGCGCGACGAGTCACGTCTTCCCCGACTCGCCCGTCTCGAAGGGCGACCTCTGGAAAGCGTATCGGGGCTGCTACGAGGACGAGCCGTTCGTCCGCATGGCCGCCGGCGGCTCCGGCGTCTACCGCTACCCCGAACCGAAGGCGGTCGCCGGGACCAACCTCGCCGAGGTCGGCTTCGAACTCGATCCGCAGAATAAGCGCATCGTCGTCTTCTCGGCGATCGACAACATGATGAAGGGATCGGCGGGACAGGCGGTCCACGCGGCAAACGTCGCGCTGGGCCTCGAGGAAACCGCAGGACTCGAGTTCACGGGACTTCACCCCGTGGGGGCACCGTAA
- a CDS encoding acetylglutamate/acetylaminoadipate kinase, with product MTVVVKIGGARAVDPEGALADVASLVDDGEDVVLTHGGSTAVDETLEELGEEPTYVETPGGVVGRFTDERTMDVFKMVMPGKLNTDLVESLQNEGVNAVGLSGIDGKLLEGKRKSAVRVKEDGKKKIKRGDHSGTIESVNADLLETMLSGGYTPVVSVPVLGKEKDGGYTAVNADADRAAAAIAGALGADLVVLTDVSGIYEDPDDESTKIDSASTPAEFAAVEEAAEGFMTKKVMAAEEALEGGAASVTVASANAADPITNALAGDGTTIEPGAIAEDGEEVAQ from the coding sequence ATGACGGTCGTCGTCAAGATCGGCGGCGCTCGCGCCGTCGATCCCGAGGGTGCGCTCGCGGACGTCGCCTCGCTGGTCGACGACGGTGAAGACGTCGTCCTCACCCACGGCGGCTCGACCGCCGTCGACGAGACCCTCGAGGAACTCGGCGAGGAACCGACCTACGTCGAGACGCCCGGCGGGGTCGTCGGCCGATTCACCGACGAGCGCACAATGGACGTCTTCAAGATGGTGATGCCGGGCAAACTCAACACCGACCTCGTCGAGTCGCTCCAGAACGAGGGCGTGAACGCTGTCGGGCTCTCCGGCATCGACGGCAAACTGCTGGAGGGCAAGCGCAAGTCCGCCGTCCGCGTGAAAGAAGACGGCAAGAAGAAAATCAAGCGCGGCGACCACTCGGGGACGATCGAGTCGGTCAACGCGGACCTGCTCGAGACGATGCTCTCGGGCGGCTACACGCCCGTCGTCTCGGTTCCCGTGCTCGGGAAGGAGAAAGACGGGGGGTACACCGCAGTCAACGCCGACGCCGATCGCGCGGCGGCGGCGATCGCGGGCGCGCTCGGGGCGGACCTGGTCGTGCTCACGGACGTCTCGGGGATCTACGAGGACCCCGACGACGAGTCGACGAAGATCGACTCGGCGTCGACCCCCGCGGAGTTCGCGGCGGTCGAGGAGGCCGCGGAAGGGTTCATGACGAAGAAGGTGATGGCCGCCGAGGAGGCCCTCGAGGGCGGTGCGGCCTCGGTGACGGTCGCCTCGGCGAACGCCGCCGACCCGATCACGAACGCGCTCGCGGGCGACGGGACGACGATCGAACCCGGCGCGATCGCCGAGGACGGCGAGGAGGTGGCCCAGTGA
- a CDS encoding aspartate aminotransferase family protein — protein sequence MSDHDFVSGGKPIGIERGEGPSLYTADGTEYLDAGASYACTPLGHSHPAVVEAVQEQVGELTFVDSSYPVQSREDAYAALVAATPDGLDGAWFCNSGTEANEAALKFARSATGESKIVAATRSFHGRTMGSLAATWKDKYKKPYEPLAGDVEFVPYGDDEALAAAVDDETAAVILEPIQGEGGVNVPPAGYLETARERTEEAGAALVLDEVQTGMGRTGEMWACEGAGVTPDVLTTAKGLGNGLPVGAVAVADWIADGAASHNATFSGGPVVSAAVHATVSTLVEEEWPAHAAEIGDYLVDELETALGDEVREVRGEGLLVGVELKRGANRIARDLALEHQILALPAGRTVLRLLPPLVIGEDEADRLVDALAEIIAPEAQTQS from the coding sequence GTGAGCGATCACGACTTCGTCTCCGGCGGCAAGCCGATCGGCATCGAGCGCGGCGAGGGGCCGTCCCTCTACACCGCCGACGGCACGGAGTACCTGGACGCCGGCGCGAGCTACGCGTGCACGCCGCTGGGCCACAGCCACCCCGCTGTCGTCGAGGCGGTACAGGAGCAGGTCGGCGAGTTGACGTTCGTCGACTCCTCGTACCCCGTCCAGTCGCGCGAGGACGCCTACGCCGCGCTCGTCGCGGCGACTCCCGACGGACTCGATGGGGCCTGGTTCTGCAACTCCGGCACCGAGGCCAACGAGGCCGCGCTGAAGTTCGCGCGGTCGGCGACCGGCGAGTCGAAGATCGTCGCCGCGACCCGATCGTTCCACGGCCGGACGATGGGCTCGCTCGCGGCGACCTGGAAGGACAAGTACAAGAAGCCCTACGAGCCCCTGGCCGGCGACGTGGAGTTCGTCCCCTACGGGGACGACGAGGCACTCGCCGCGGCCGTCGACGACGAGACCGCGGCCGTGATCCTCGAGCCGATTCAGGGCGAGGGCGGCGTCAACGTCCCGCCCGCGGGCTACCTCGAAACTGCCCGGGAACGCACCGAGGAGGCCGGCGCAGCGCTCGTCCTCGACGAGGTCCAGACCGGCATGGGTCGGACGGGCGAGATGTGGGCCTGCGAGGGCGCGGGCGTCACGCCCGACGTGCTCACGACGGCGAAGGGGCTCGGCAACGGCCTGCCCGTCGGCGCGGTCGCGGTCGCAGACTGGATCGCCGACGGCGCGGCCTCGCACAACGCCACGTTCAGTGGCGGTCCCGTCGTCTCCGCGGCGGTCCACGCCACCGTTTCGACGCTGGTCGAGGAGGAGTGGCCCGCCCACGCTGCCGAGATCGGCGACTACCTCGTCGACGAACTCGAGACGGCGCTCGGCGACGAGGTCCGCGAGGTCCGTGGCGAAGGCTTGCTCGTCGGCGTCGAGTTGAAACGCGGTGCGAACCGCATCGCCCGCGACCTGGCGCTCGAGCACCAGATTCTGGCGCTTCCCGCGGGCCGGACCGTCCTTCGCCTGTTGCCGCCGCTCGTCATCGGCGAGGACGAGGCGGACCGCCTCGTCGACGCGCTGGCCGAGATCATCGCACCCGAAGCCCAGACCCAATCATGA
- a CDS encoding [LysW]-lysine hydrolase, with translation MSATMNDTIDVSPEDARNLLIDLVSIPSPSGEERAAAERLVEFFSANGREAWIDDVGNVRAPADDSVLLTSHIDTVPGEIPVEIRSADEEDVEADVAEEEGEDVLWGRGSVDATGPLAAMAAAAIRAGVSFVGVVGEETNSRGARHLVVDRDEPQAVINGEPSGTTGITLGYRGFLAGTYVATSESGHTSRPEPNAIQHATDWWTSVEDAFEHDEYTPVFERVTAKPVDIDGGISDDGLSVETTLAVQLRIPPSLDAESVRETAEAELEIGTVSWAEPIPPVMESPRTEVARAFRAAIRKEGGDPRLLRKTGTSDMNLYAGAWDCPMATYGPGNSELDHAPDERLSLVEFDQSTGVLTRVATTLRGGDE, from the coding sequence ATGAGTGCGACGATGAACGACACGATCGACGTTTCGCCCGAAGACGCGCGCAACCTGTTGATCGACCTCGTGTCGATCCCCTCGCCCTCGGGAGAAGAGCGGGCGGCCGCCGAGCGCCTCGTCGAGTTCTTCTCGGCCAACGGCCGCGAGGCATGGATCGACGACGTCGGCAACGTCCGCGCGCCGGCCGACGATTCGGTTCTGCTGACCTCGCACATCGACACCGTCCCAGGCGAGATTCCGGTCGAGATCCGATCGGCCGACGAGGAGGACGTCGAGGCGGACGTCGCCGAAGAAGAGGGTGAAGACGTCCTCTGGGGTCGTGGCAGTGTCGACGCCACCGGTCCGCTTGCCGCGATGGCCGCAGCCGCGATTCGCGCAGGAGTCTCGTTCGTCGGCGTCGTCGGCGAGGAGACGAACTCCCGCGGTGCCCGTCACCTGGTCGTCGATCGCGACGAACCCCAGGCGGTCATTAACGGTGAACCGAGCGGCACGACGGGGATCACACTGGGCTACCGCGGCTTCCTCGCGGGAACCTACGTCGCGACCAGCGAGTCCGGCCACACCTCCCGGCCCGAGCCGAACGCGATCCAGCACGCCACAGACTGGTGGACGAGCGTCGAGGACGCGTTCGAGCACGACGAGTACACGCCCGTCTTCGAGCGCGTGACCGCCAAACCGGTCGACATCGACGGCGGAATCAGCGACGACGGTCTCTCCGTCGAGACGACGCTCGCGGTCCAGTTGCGGATCCCCCCGTCGCTCGACGCGGAGTCGGTTCGCGAGACCGCCGAAGCCGAACTCGAGATCGGGACCGTCTCCTGGGCGGAGCCGATCCCGCCGGTCATGGAGAGTCCACGGACCGAGGTTGCCCGGGCGTTCCGCGCGGCGATTCGAAAGGAGGGCGGCGATCCCCGCCTCCTTCGCAAGACCGGCACGAGCGACATGAACCTCTACGCCGGCGCGTGGGACTGTCCGATGGCCACCTACGGCCCTGGCAACTCCGAACTCGATCACGCGCCGGACGAGCGCCTCTCGCTCGTGGAGTTCGACCAGTCCACCGGCGTCCTGACGCGGGTCGCGACGACGCTTCGCGGAGGTGACGAGTGA
- the argF gene encoding ornithine carbamoyltransferase, which yields MPTDVAAASDPRHFLEIDDLSTAELETVLDRAAAYKRAQQGGESHADLAGQTLGMIFQKPSTRTRVSFETGMTQLGGHAVFLGEDDIQLGRGEPLKDTSRTLSRYVDAVMARVFKHENIEVLAEYSSVPIVNGLTDDAHPCQTLADLLTIREQEGEFDGVSVAWIGDGNNVAQSFTVGAALTDIDLTVATPEGYGIDDDVLDRARDLGGDPTVTHDPVDAATDADVIYTDVWISMGQEDERDVRMNDFEGFQVRSGLLEHAPDASVMHCLPAHRGEEITDAVIESDRSVVFDQAENRLHAQKALLSWLLAE from the coding sequence ATGCCGACCGACGTCGCCGCGGCGTCGGACCCGCGTCACTTCCTCGAGATCGACGATCTCTCGACGGCCGAACTCGAGACCGTCCTCGATCGGGCCGCCGCGTACAAACGCGCCCAGCAGGGCGGCGAAAGCCACGCCGACCTCGCGGGGCAGACGTTAGGGATGATCTTCCAGAAGCCGAGCACGCGCACCCGCGTCTCCTTCGAGACGGGGATGACACAGCTCGGCGGCCACGCCGTCTTCCTCGGCGAGGACGACATCCAGCTCGGTCGCGGCGAGCCGCTGAAAGACACCTCGCGGACGCTCTCGCGGTACGTCGACGCGGTGATGGCCCGGGTGTTCAAACACGAGAACATCGAGGTGCTCGCGGAGTACTCCTCGGTCCCGATCGTCAACGGTCTCACCGACGACGCCCACCCGTGCCAGACGCTCGCGGATCTGCTGACGATCCGCGAGCAGGAGGGCGAGTTCGACGGCGTGTCGGTCGCCTGGATCGGCGACGGGAACAACGTCGCCCAGTCGTTCACCGTCGGTGCCGCGCTGACGGACATCGACCTGACGGTCGCCACGCCCGAGGGGTACGGGATCGACGACGACGTACTCGATCGGGCCCGCGATCTCGGCGGCGATCCCACGGTGACGCACGATCCCGTCGACGCCGCCACGGACGCGGACGTCATCTACACCGACGTCTGGATCAGCATGGGCCAGGAGGACGAACGCGACGTCCGGATGAACGACTTCGAGGGGTTCCAGGTCCGTTCGGGCCTCCTCGAGCACGCCCCCGACGCGTCGGTAATGCACTGCCTGCCGGCCCACCGCGGCGAGGAGATCACCGACGCCGTCATCGAGAGCGATCGATCGGTCGTCTTCGACCAGGCCGAGAACCGACTCCACGCCCAGAAGGCGCTGTTGAGCTGGTTACTTGCGGAGTGA
- a CDS encoding histidine kinase translates to MASEVRTRTDERLGTALEPWQAGTVGGIVGAIVFGAMMAIQTPAVLEVAIPAMYGLEGGLVGMLVHVSHGAVLGVVFAAALTATGRDLGPIGTTAAGVGYGLIVWAILAVLVMPIWLSAVGFPMAPAVPNVAVESLVGHAAYGLVLGITYALLAR, encoded by the coding sequence ATGGCATCGGAAGTACGAACGCGAACGGACGAACGGCTCGGAACAGCACTCGAACCCTGGCAGGCGGGGACCGTCGGCGGCATCGTCGGCGCGATCGTCTTCGGTGCGATGATGGCGATCCAGACGCCCGCGGTCCTCGAGGTGGCGATCCCGGCGATGTACGGGCTCGAAGGCGGCCTCGTGGGGATGCTCGTTCACGTGTCCCACGGTGCCGTCCTCGGCGTCGTCTTCGCGGCCGCGCTCACGGCCACGGGACGTGACCTCGGCCCGATCGGAACCACCGCCGCCGGTGTCGGGTACGGACTGATCGTGTGGGCGATCCTCGCAGTGCTCGTCATGCCGATCTGGCTCTCGGCCGTCGGCTTCCCGATGGCACCCGCCGTGCCGAACGTCGCCGTCGAGAGTCTCGTCGGACACGCCGCGTACGGACTCGTCCTCGGGATCACCTACGCACTGCTGGCGCGATAG